In Acidimicrobiales bacterium, a genomic segment contains:
- a CDS encoding enoyl-CoA hydratase-related protein codes for MPTVLVERVRPGIDLVTLNRPDRLNAITHELVTDLLAAFDRIEADKTARVVVLTGAGRGFCAGLDLKEAHSIEATDGMGPVHAMMTSQKRWWTRFLPRMRSLPQPIIAAVNGPAAGGGFVLSLGADIRLAAESASFHGALIKMGVSGVEFGLGWVLPRMVGMSRAAEIVLTSRKVDAQEAVDIGLVSRVVPDGAVVDAALDLAEEICANTPFGVWMTKNLLWSSMESSLEAAIELETRTQILALLTEDQKEQRLSLAEKRPPRYLLR; via the coding sequence ATGCCGACCGTCCTGGTAGAGCGCGTGCGTCCGGGTATCGACCTGGTGACGTTGAACCGCCCTGACCGCCTCAACGCCATCACCCACGAGCTCGTCACCGACTTGTTGGCGGCCTTCGACCGCATCGAGGCCGACAAGACCGCCCGCGTGGTGGTGCTCACCGGCGCGGGCCGCGGGTTCTGTGCCGGGCTCGACCTGAAGGAGGCCCACAGCATCGAGGCCACGGACGGCATGGGGCCGGTCCACGCCATGATGACGTCGCAGAAGCGCTGGTGGACCCGCTTCCTGCCCCGGATGCGGTCGTTGCCCCAGCCGATCATCGCCGCCGTGAACGGTCCCGCTGCGGGCGGCGGCTTCGTGCTCTCTCTTGGAGCCGACATCCGGCTGGCCGCGGAGTCGGCCTCGTTCCACGGCGCCCTTATCAAGATGGGCGTCTCGGGAGTCGAGTTCGGACTCGGCTGGGTGCTCCCGCGCATGGTCGGCATGTCGCGAGCCGCGGAGATCGTGCTCACGTCGCGCAAAGTCGATGCACAAGAGGCCGTGGACATCGGCTTGGTCAGCAGGGTGGTCCCGGACGGGGCCGTGGTGGACGCCGCCCTCGATCTCGCCGAGGAGATCTGCGCCAATACGCCGTTCGGGGTGTGGATGACCAAGAACCTGCTGTGGTCGAGCATGGAGTCGTCACTCGAGGCCGCCATCGAGCTCGAGACGCGGACGCAGATCCTCGCCCTGCTCACCGA